Proteins found in one Gadus macrocephalus chromosome 23, ASM3116895v1 genomic segment:
- the LOC132452568 gene encoding uncharacterized protein LOC132452568 produces MGEHCLGRLACILGSVLFFIISLIFNGLAVVGISPFTSTTANVSAVFDTQVTPIGWTFNIWALIYIFLIGMNVYIIAGLCRMNSYGYVYCSPPVLPYGFFISWCINMGFNIGWLILWDQGSMLAALMFLLVVIVTNYAMMAFSCHGLHVYGAWLNKYHRVDLWLLRILVQNGLGLYTTWTTIATLINLSIVLTYDVHLTPLDAATVAYALLTAVLLGWFILENFVIDKHMRYTLTIYPVVIWALSGNLVKNFDAASPNRNGVFIAVLLAVACFLFSTRIILVIWRSIQHPLYEDVDPADMQPMEAAARQKKALH; encoded by the exons ATGGGAGAACACTGTCTTGGACGTCTGGCCTGCATTCTGGGCTCCGttctcttcttcatcatcagcCTGATCTTCAATGGACTGGCTGTAGTTGGAATAT CCCCCTTCACCAGCACCACAGCCAACGTGTCGGCAGTGTTTGACACACAGGTAACCCCCATAGGATGGACCTTTAACATCTGGGCCCTCATCTACATCTTTCTGATCGGGATGAATGTCTACATCATCGCTGGCCTGTGCAGAAT GAACAGCTATGGGTATGTGTACTGCAGTCCCCCAGTGCTGCCCTATGGCTTCTTCATCAGCTGGTGCATCAACATGGGCTTCAACATCGGATGGCTCATTCTCTGGGACCAAGG GTCCATGCTTGCCGCATTGATGTTCCTCCTGGTGGTCATTGTGACCAACTACGCCATGATGGCCTTCTCTTGCCACGGGCTCCATGTCTACGGAGCGTGGCTCAACAAGTACCACCGAGTGGACCTCTGGCTGCTCCGCATCCTT GTCCAGAACGGCCTGGGTCTGTACACCACGTGGACCACCATCGCCACTCTGATCAACCTGAGCATCGTCCTGACCTACGACGTCCACCTGACCCCGCTGGACGCCGCCACCGTGGCCTATGCCCTGCTGACTGCAGTGCTACTGGGCTG GTTCATATTGGAGAACTTTGTCATCGATAAACACATGCGCTACACGCTGACCATCTACCCCGTGGTGATCTGGGCCCTGTCAGGGAACCTTGTGAAGAACTTTGATGCGGCATCCCCTAACCGCAACGGTGTCTTTATTG CGGTGCTGCTGGCTGTAGCCTGCTTCCTGTTCTCCACGAGGATCATTCTGGTCATCTGGAGAAGCATCCAACACCCGCTGTATGAAGACGTGGATCCAGCGGACATGCAGCCCATGGAGGCAGCGGCGAGACAGAAGAAGGCGCTTCATTGA
- the LOC132452697 gene encoding uncharacterized protein LOC132452697 isoform X1 — protein MMGEHQGSLVLAILSSILLFVITLVFNGLAGPGIYPFLGTTANISGEYETEITPAGWTFAIWSLIYVWLVLMFVYILSGCCRKNSYGYVYCSPPVLSHGFFMAWCMNMGLNTAWLFLWDRSLMIVAAVFLLLIAGSNYIMISFACRGLHVHGAWLSKYHRVDLWLHRVCVQNGLALYATWTTVATLVNLTIVLDYDAEMLPENAATVTLSVLTCILLAWCVLENWVLERHVRYIVTVYPVVIWALCGAVSSHFDPSAPSQSGLFLVALLALSCALCAVKLGLAVWRHVKRPLYQDVKAEDMEPMEIAQRQKKIFK, from the exons ATGATGGGAGAACACCAGGGTTCCCTTGTGCTGGCCATCCTGTCGTCCATCCTCCTCTTTGTCATCACGCTGGTGTTCAATGGTCTGGCGGGACCTGGAATAT ATCCATTTCTGGGGACAACGGCCAACATATCAGGGGAGTATGAGACGGAGATCACGCCTGCAGGCTGGACCTTCGCCATCTGGTCTCTTATATACGTGTGGCTGGTCCTCATGTTCGTCTACATCCTCTCCGGCTGCTGCAGGAA aAACTCCTACGGCTATGTGTACTGCAGTCCTCCTGTCCTTTCACATGGCTTTTTCATGGCATGGTGCATGAACATGGGCTTGAACACTGCATGGTTGTTTCTGTGGGATAGAAG CTTGATGATCGTTGCCGCTGTGTTCCTTCTCCTGATTGCCGGCTCAAACTACATCATGATCTCCTTCGCCTGCCGCGGTCTCCATGTTCACGGCGCGTGGCTCAGCAAATATCACAGAGTCGATCTTTGgctgcaccgtgtgtgt GTTCAGAATGGTCTGGCCTTGTACGCTACATGGACAACGGTCGCCACTCTTGTTAATCTGACCATTGTGCTCGACTACGATGCAGAGATGCTTCCAGAGAACGCTGCCACAGTCACTCTATCCGTGCTTACGTGTATTTTGCTGGCCTG GTGTGTTTTAGAGAACTGGGTCCTGGAGAGGCATGTGCGCTACATCGTGACAGTGTATCCAGTGGTGATCTGGGCCCTCTGTGGGGCCGTGTCCAGCCACTTCGACCCCAGCGCACCCAGCCAGAGTGGCCTCTTCCTAG TGGCGCTCCTGGCCCTGTCCTGCGCGCTGTGTGCTGTGAAGCTTGGCCTGGCGGTCTGGAGGCACGTCAAGCGGCCCCTGTATCAAGACGTGAAGGCAGAGGACATGGAGCCCATGGAAATTGCTCAAAGACAGAAAAAGATTTTTAAATGA
- the LOC132452697 gene encoding uncharacterized protein LOC132452697 isoform X2 produces MMGEHQGSLVLAILSSILLFVITLVFNGLAGPGIYPFLGTTANISGEYETEITPAGWTFAIWSLIYVWLVLMFVYILSGCCRKNSYGYVYCSPPVLSHGFFMAWCMNMGLNTAWLFLWDRSLMIVAAVFLLLIAGSNYIMISFACRGLHVHGAWLSKYHRVDLWLHRVCVQNGLALYATWTTVATLVNLTIVLDYDAEMLPENAATVTLSVLTCILLAWCVLENWVLERHVRYIVTVYPVVIWALCGAVSSHFDPSAPSQSGLFLGLFCPASFWP; encoded by the exons ATGATGGGAGAACACCAGGGTTCCCTTGTGCTGGCCATCCTGTCGTCCATCCTCCTCTTTGTCATCACGCTGGTGTTCAATGGTCTGGCGGGACCTGGAATAT ATCCATTTCTGGGGACAACGGCCAACATATCAGGGGAGTATGAGACGGAGATCACGCCTGCAGGCTGGACCTTCGCCATCTGGTCTCTTATATACGTGTGGCTGGTCCTCATGTTCGTCTACATCCTCTCCGGCTGCTGCAGGAA aAACTCCTACGGCTATGTGTACTGCAGTCCTCCTGTCCTTTCACATGGCTTTTTCATGGCATGGTGCATGAACATGGGCTTGAACACTGCATGGTTGTTTCTGTGGGATAGAAG CTTGATGATCGTTGCCGCTGTGTTCCTTCTCCTGATTGCCGGCTCAAACTACATCATGATCTCCTTCGCCTGCCGCGGTCTCCATGTTCACGGCGCGTGGCTCAGCAAATATCACAGAGTCGATCTTTGgctgcaccgtgtgtgt GTTCAGAATGGTCTGGCCTTGTACGCTACATGGACAACGGTCGCCACTCTTGTTAATCTGACCATTGTGCTCGACTACGATGCAGAGATGCTTCCAGAGAACGCTGCCACAGTCACTCTATCCGTGCTTACGTGTATTTTGCTGGCCTG GTGTGTTTTAGAGAACTGGGTCCTGGAGAGGCATGTGCGCTACATCGTGACAGTGTATCCAGTGGTGATCTGGGCCCTCTGTGGGGCCGTGTCCAGCCACTTCGACCCCAGCGCACCCAGCCAGAGTGGCCTCTTCCTAG GCTTGTTCTGTCCTGCGTCCTTTTGGCCGTAA